Below is a window of Mycolicibacterium chitae DNA.
TCGTGACCGGCTCCAACACCGGCCTGGGGTACGAGACCGCGCGCGTGCTCGCCGCCCGCGGCGCCACGGTGGTACTCGCCGTGCGCAACGTGGAGAAGGGCAACGCCGCGGCCGCGAAGATCCTCGGTCTGACCCCGCGCGCCGACGTCCGCGTGCAGGCCCTGGATCTGGGTTCGCTGCAGTCGGTGCGCACCGCCGCCGCCGAACTGGGGGCCGCCCATCCGCGCATCGACCTGCTGATCAACAACGGCGGGGTGATGTACCCGCCGAAGCAGACCACCGCCGACGGCTTCGAATTGCAGTTCGGCACCAATCATCTCGGTCATTTCGCGCTGACGGGCCTGCTGCTCGACCGCCTCCGCAACGTCGAGGGTTCGCGGGTGGTGGTGGTCACCAGCATCGCGCACAACATCCAGGCCGGCATCCGCTTCGATGACCTGCAGTGGGAACGCAGCTACAACCGGGTGGCCGCCTACGGCCAGTCGAAGCTGGCCAACCTGATGTTCGCCTACGAACTGCAGCGCCGCCTGGCCGCCGCGGGTGCGCCCACCATCGCGGTCGCCGCGCACCCCGGCATCTCCAACACCGAACTCATGCGCCACATCCCCGGCAGCAGCCTGCCCGGGTTCAGCCAGGTCGCCGGACTGGTCACCAACAGCCCGGCCCGCGGCGCGCTGGCGACGCTGCGGGCGGCCACCGACGCCGCGGTCACCGGCGGCCAGTACTACGGCCCGGCCGGCTTCCGCGAACTGCGCGGCTACCCGGTGCTGGTGCGGTCCAGCAAGCAGTCCCACGACGTGGCGGTCCAGGAGCGGCTGTGGACCGTCTCCGAGGAACTGACCGGCGTGAAGTTCGACATCTGACATGCGCACCGTCCCCGAACATCAACGCGTCGTCGCCGACCTGATCGCCGCGCGCCCAGCCGCGACACTGCCCCTGTCCGAGGCCGAGGGGTTGGTGCTGACCGCCGACGTGGTCGCCGACCTCTCGCTGCCCGGTTTCGACAACTCCGCGATGGACGGCTATGCGGTACGCGTCGAGGACGTGGCCACCGCCTCAGCCGAGACCCCGGTCGAACTCCCTGTCGCCGAAGATATTCCGGCCGGCCGGACCGATGCGCTGACGTTGCGACCGGGTACCGCGCACCGCATCATGACGGGTGCGCCGCTGCCGGCGGGGGCGACGACGGTGGTGCCGGTCGAGGCGACGGATGCGGGCACCGAGACCGTCGAGATCCGCGCCGCCGCCGAACCCGGGCGCCACATCCGCCGCGCCGGCGAGGACGTCACCGCGGGCACCACGGTGCTGCGCGCCGGTCAGATCGTCACGCCCGCGGCGTTGGGCCTGGCCGCAGCGCTGGGCATCGGTGAACTGACCGTGCGGCCACGACCCCGCGTGCTGGTGATGTCCACCGGCACCGAACTGGTGGCCCCGGGCACCCCCCTGCAACCCGGGCAGATCTACGAGTCCAACGCGGTCATGCTGGCCGCGGCGGTCCGCGAGGCCGGCGCCGAGGTGGTGGCCTCCCCCATGGCCGGCGACGACGTCGAGGAGTTCCGCGCGGCGCTGGCGTCCCACGTCGGGGACTCCGATCTGATCATCACCACCGGCGGGGTCAGCGCGGGCGCCTACGAGGTGGTCAAAGACGCACTGGGGGGCCCTTCCGCTTCCGTCGACTTCGTCAAGGTCGCCATGCAGCCCGGCATGCCCCAGGGCGCCGGGACGCTCACCGTGGGCGAGCGCGCGGTGCCGATCATCACCCTGCCGGGCAACCCGGTCAGTGCGCTGGTGTCCTTCGAGGTGTTCATCCGCACCCCGCTGCGCGCCGCGATGGACCTGCCGCAGCCGGGCCGGTCGCACCGGGAGGCCGTGCTGACCGAGGCGTGCTCGTCCCCGCGCGGCAAGCGCCAGTTCCGCCGCGGGGTGCTCGATCGGGCCGCGGGCACCGTCACCAGTTACGGGCCGCCGGCCTCGCACCACCTGCGCTGGCTGGCGTCGGCGAACTGCCTGCTCGAGATACCGGAGGACGTCACCGACATCGACGCGAACACCCCGGTGCGGGTCTGGGACCTCGGTGGCGACTAGGGCGTGTCTGACAAAGGTTTCGGGTGTTATGCCGGAGGCTTGAGGTATGTCGCGGTTTCAGCTGCTTACCGATGTTCAGTGGTCGTTGATCGAGGATCTGCTTCCTGCACGTACGGGTAAGCGGGGCAGACCCTTTCAGGATGCGCGTTCGATGGTGGAAGGCATCATCTATCGGTATCGGTGCGGGATCGCCTGGCGCGACGTGCCGGAGGTGTTCGGGCCGTGGCAGTCGATCTGGACCTGGCATCGACGAATGAGTGCCGACGGCACCTGGGACATGGTGCTGGCTCGGTTGCTGGCCGCCGCCGACGAGGCCGGGATCATCGACTGGGCGGTGTCGGTGGATTCCACGATCGCCCGCGCTCACCAACATGCCACGAACATCACCCGTGACACAGGGGGCTGGGTCGAATTACACAAATCTGGCGAGCGAGCCGCCTGACCACGGCATTGGTCGCTCGCGCGGCGGGCTGACCAGCAAGATCCATCACCTCGTCGACGGCCACGGACGACCGTTGGTGGTGCTCGTGAGCGCCGGCCAGGCAGGCGACGGACCAGTCCTGGAGCATTTGCTCGCCCACCTCAAAGTTGAGCGCTGCGGGCCTGGCCGGCCCCGCACCCGGCCCGATCGCCTGCGCGGAGATAAGGCCTATTCCAGCCGAGCGACCCGGCAGCGGCTGCGCCGACGAGGGATCGTCGCCGTCATTCCCGAACCGTCCGATCAGATCGGCCACCGAAAACGTCGAGGCACCCACGGCGGCCGACCGCCAGCATTCGACGCCGAGGACTACAAGGGCCGCAACGTTGTTGAACGAGGATTCAGCGTCACCAAGCAGTGGCGTGGTCTGGCCACCCGCTACGACAAACTCGCCATCGTCTACCGGGGCGCAGCAGTCCTACGGGCCATCACACTCTGGCTACCGCATTTATCAGACACGGCCTAGGCCCGCCGTCGGCCGCACTACATAGAATGGCCGACGTGGCCAGACGCCCTCGCACGTCCGAAGCTCCGCGTTTCGACGCTGCACACTTCAGCCAGCTTGTCCGTTCCCAGGTGCCGCCGATGCACCCGGCGGGCATCCCGTTCGTCGCAGCGAGCCTGGCCGTCGCCGCGCTCGGCCGTCGCCGCCGTTGGATGTGGACGGCCGGGCTGGCCGCCGCCGCAGCGAACGCGGCGTTCTTCCGGCACCCGCCCCGGGTCTCGCCGACGCGGCCGGGGGTGGTCGTCGCCCCCGCCGACGGGCAGGTCTGCCTGATCGAGAACGCCACCCCGCCGCCCGAACTCGGCCTGCCCGACGAGCCGCTGCTGCGGGTCAGCATCTTCCTGTCGGTGCTCGACGCCCATGTGCAGCGCGCACCGGTCGGCGGCGAGGTGGTGGCCGCCGTGCACCGCCCGGGCCTGTTCGGCACCGCCGATCTGCCCGCGGCCAGCACCGACAACGAGCGCAACAGCCTGGTGATCCGCACCCCCGAGGGCCTCGACGTGGTCGTCGTGCAGATCGCCGGGCTGGTGGCCCGCCGCATCGTCTGCGACGCGCGGGTGGGCGACAAGGTCGACATCGGTGCCACCTATGGCCTGATCCGGTTCGGGTCGCGTCTGGACACCTACCTACCGGCGGGCGCCAAGCTGCTGGTCTCGCTCGGGCAGCGCGCGATCGCCGGCGAGACCGTGATTGCCGAGCTGCCGTGAAACCACGCCTGAACAAGCCGCGCCTGAACACCGGGCAGGCCACCCGACTGCTGCCCAGCGCGATGACGGTCGCGGCGATCTGCTTCGGGTTGTCCGCGGTGAAGTTCGCGCTCGACGGCCGCTACACCGAGTCGATGGCGTTCCTGGCCGTCGCCGCGATCCTCGATGCCCTCGACGGCCGGATGGCGCGGCTGCTCAAGGCCACCTCGAAGATGGGCGAGGAGATCGACTCGCTGGCCGACGCGGTGAACTTCGGCGTGGCCCCGGCGCTCATCGTGTACGCGGCCCTGCTGTCCGAGGCGCGCATCGGCTGGATCGTGGTGCTGCTCTACGCGGTGTGCATCGTGCTGCGGCTGGCCCGCTACAACGCGATGCTGTCCGGTGACCAACCCGAGTACGAGAAGCAGTTCTTCACCGGCATGCCCGCCCCGGCCGGCGCCATCGGCGCGATCGGCCCGCTGGCCGCCAAGATGCAGTTCGGCGACGGCTGGTGGACCTCGGAGATCGCGGTGTCGATCTGGATGATCGGGGTCTCGCTGCTGGTGGTCAGCACCATCCCGATGCGCAAGATCCACACGTTCGCGATCCCGCCGCGGATGGTCGTCCCGCTGCTGGCCCTGTTGGCCATCGGCGTCGCCGCCTCCATCCAGTACGGCTACCTGGTGATCCTGGCGATCATCCTGGCCTACGTCATCCACATCCCGTTCGCGGTGCGCACCAAGGACTGGCTCTCCAAGCACCCCGAGGTGTGGGACGACAAACCCAAGCAACAGCGCCAGGCGCGCCGCGCCATCCGCCGCGCCAACCACCCGAACCGGCGCCTGGTGCGCCGGCGCTCCTCGGCCCGGCTGGGCCTGCGTAGACCGGGTGGGCCGTGACCCAGCTGTCGCTGACCGCCCGGCTCAACACCGCCGCGCTGGACGCCCGCCGCGGCGTGGTGCGGCTGCATCCGGAAGCCGTTGCCGCCCTCGGGATCCGGGAGTGGGACGCGGTATCGCTGACCGGGGCGCGGACCACCGCGGCCGTCGTCGGCCTGGCCGGCCCGGACGTGCCGGCCGGCACCGCACTGCTCGACGACGTCACGCTGTCCAACGCGGGCCTGCGCGAGGACGCGACCGTGGTGGTGGCCCCGGTGACGGTGTACGGCGCCAAATCGGTGACGGTCACCGGGTCGGGCCTGGCCACCCATTCGGTATCGCCGGCGACGTTGCGCCAGGCCCTGCTGGGCAAGGTCATGACCGTCGGCGACACGGTGTCGCTGCTGCCCCGCGACCTGGGGCCGGGAACGTCCACCTCGGCGGCCAGTGCCGCGTTGGCCGCCGCCGTCGGCATCACCTGGACCTCGGAGTTGCTCACGGTCAGCGCCGTGGACCCGGCCGGCCCCGTCAGCGTGCAGCCCAATTCCGTGGTCACCTGGGGCAATGGCGCCCCCGCTGTCAGCACCACCGCGACTGTCAGCACCACCGCGACCGGGACCACCGCCGCGCCGGAACCCCAGCG
It encodes the following:
- a CDS encoding SDR family NAD(P)-dependent oxidoreductase, whose translation is MSQKWTEAQVPDQSGRVAIVTGSNTGLGYETARVLAARGATVVLAVRNVEKGNAAAAKILGLTPRADVRVQALDLGSLQSVRTAAAELGAAHPRIDLLINNGGVMYPPKQTTADGFELQFGTNHLGHFALTGLLLDRLRNVEGSRVVVVTSIAHNIQAGIRFDDLQWERSYNRVAAYGQSKLANLMFAYELQRRLAAAGAPTIAVAAHPGISNTELMRHIPGSSLPGFSQVAGLVTNSPARGALATLRAATDAAVTGGQYYGPAGFRELRGYPVLVRSSKQSHDVAVQERLWTVSEELTGVKFDI
- the moeA gene encoding molybdopterin molybdotransferase MoeA; this encodes MRTVPEHQRVVADLIAARPAATLPLSEAEGLVLTADVVADLSLPGFDNSAMDGYAVRVEDVATASAETPVELPVAEDIPAGRTDALTLRPGTAHRIMTGAPLPAGATTVVPVEATDAGTETVEIRAAAEPGRHIRRAGEDVTAGTTVLRAGQIVTPAALGLAAALGIGELTVRPRPRVLVMSTGTELVAPGTPLQPGQIYESNAVMLAAAVREAGAEVVASPMAGDDVEEFRAALASHVGDSDLIITTGGVSAGAYEVVKDALGGPSASVDFVKVAMQPGMPQGAGTLTVGERAVPIITLPGNPVSALVSFEVFIRTPLRAAMDLPQPGRSHREAVLTEACSSPRGKRQFRRGVLDRAAGTVTSYGPPASHHLRWLASANCLLEIPEDVTDIDANTPVRVWDLGGD
- a CDS encoding IS5 family transposase (programmed frameshift), whose protein sequence is MSRFQLLTDVQWSLIEDLLPARTGKRGRPFQDARSMVEGIIYRYRCGIAWRDVPEVFGPWQSIWTWHRRMSADGTWDMVLARLLAAADEAGIIDWAVSVDSTIARAHQHATNITRETQGAGSNYTNLASEPPDHGIGRSRGGLTSKIHHLVDGHGRPLVVLVSAGQAGDGPVLEHLLAHLKVERCGPGRPRTRPDRLRGDKAYSSRATRQRLRRRGIVAVIPEPSDQIGHRKRRGTHGGRPPAFDAEDYKGRNVVERGFSVTKQWRGLATRYDKLAIVYRGAAVLRAITLWLPHLSDTA
- a CDS encoding phosphatidylserine decarboxylase, with the protein product MARRPRTSEAPRFDAAHFSQLVRSQVPPMHPAGIPFVAASLAVAALGRRRRWMWTAGLAAAAANAAFFRHPPRVSPTRPGVVVAPADGQVCLIENATPPPELGLPDEPLLRVSIFLSVLDAHVQRAPVGGEVVAAVHRPGLFGTADLPAASTDNERNSLVIRTPEGLDVVVVQIAGLVARRIVCDARVGDKVDIGATYGLIRFGSRLDTYLPAGAKLLVSLGQRAIAGETVIAELP
- the pssA gene encoding CDP-diacylglycerol--serine O-phosphatidyltransferase gives rise to the protein MTVAAICFGLSAVKFALDGRYTESMAFLAVAAILDALDGRMARLLKATSKMGEEIDSLADAVNFGVAPALIVYAALLSEARIGWIVVLLYAVCIVLRLARYNAMLSGDQPEYEKQFFTGMPAPAGAIGAIGPLAAKMQFGDGWWTSEIAVSIWMIGVSLLVVSTIPMRKIHTFAIPPRMVVPLLALLAIGVAASIQYGYLVILAIILAYVIHIPFAVRTKDWLSKHPEVWDDKPKQQRQARRAIRRANHPNRRLVRRRSSARLGLRRPGGP